TCGCAGTCGTAGAGCCCGTCCCCGTCGCTATCGTCCAGCTTGCCGTCCCCGTTCGCGTCGCTCGCGGCCATGGAGCAGTCGGCATCCTTGGGGTCCAGGGTGTCCCACCCCGAGCTGCGGAAGAAGTGCTCGAGCGTGTCGCTGAACCCGTCCCCGTCGGTGTCCAGCGAGGCGGCGTTGGTCCCGGCGTTCAGCTCGGCCTTGTCGCTCAGGCCGTCCCCGTCGCTGTCCGGAATCACGGCCCCGTCGGCCGGCTGCGCGTTCAGGTTGGTGGCGATGAAGTTCTTCAGCCGGTAGACGCGCCGGAGCGTCGAGAAGTCCACGTGGAGGAAGTTGATCTCCTCGCCGTTAGGGAAGTTGCGGAAGGTCCCCTTGCCCACGTCGGCCATCTGCTTGAGCAGGAAGGTGGCCTGCTCCTGGGCCCACGAGGGGTTCTGACCGGCGAGGTAGGCCGAGTGAAAACGCACGTCCCCGACGTGGTAGATGGCCTTGAGCCCCATGATCTCCTTCACGCGCCGGAGGATGCGCGTGTCCACGTTGTACTCGGTCATCACGTTCGGATCGCCGCCGGGCCCGAGGAGGTCCTTCTGGAGGTCGGCCGGGATGGTGTCCCAGTCGTCGCCGTCGTTGATGTGCGGGTCCGGCTGCCCGTCGGAGAGGAAGACGACGACGTACTTGCTGCGGGCCACGGCCCCGGCGTTCGAGCGCTGCATCTCGGACATGTCGCGCGACAGGACGTTGAAGGCCATCGTCAGGGCCCCCTCGTAGTCGGTGACGCTGCCGCCGTTCGTGATCTGCGGCAGCGCGGTCACGAGCTCCTTCGCATCGCTCGTGAACCCCTCCACGCCGTTCGGATTCAGCGTGAGGGTCTGCTTGGCCGACCCGAACCGGATGAGCGCGAACTCGACGCCGGGGTCGAGGTGCTTGCCGCAGATGCCGTTCATGCACTGGTCGTTCGGATTGGGGCAATCGGGGCAGGTCTTCTCGCCGGAGGTGCACCCGGGCTTCTTCACGTCGCAGGTGGGGGCGCAGACGCCGTTCGTCTGGGTCGGCGGAGGGCACGCGGCCACGCCCTTGCACGGGGGCGCCTTGCAGCAGTCGGGGCCGACGCAGAGACCCGCCGCGCCGCACGGGCCACAGCCGACCTTGCCCTTCTCGCAGCCGGCGGTGCCCGTGTTGCAGTAGGTGTTCGTGACCTGCACTCCGAGGTCGATGAACTTCGTGATCACCTGCCGGATGGCGCGGTTGCGCCCGGTGTTGGCGGTGGTGTCGAGGATCGTCGCGTCGATCGGGTCGTTGATGTTCATGCTCTGCGAGGTGTCGATGACGAAGAGCACCTTCAGCGGGAAGACCAGGTCGGAGGGATCGGAGGTGCAGAAGTTGCCCGTGAGCTCGAGGCGGTTGTCGTAGACCGCGGTGGAGATGTCGACGTTGCGGACCAGGTCCACCTCCGAGCAGGCCAGGTGGAACGAGGAGACCGTCGCCCCGAGCAGAGCCAGGAAGCGGAGCCTCATGGGAGGGGCGCTCCGACGCAGGGGTCCTTGGTCGGGTCCGAGGCCGCATCGGCACGCGCCTTCATCAGCTCGTGCAGCGGCATGAACTTCGCGGCCGGGACGTGCACCTTGCCGTCGGCCGGGAACTTGAAGTTCGGCGTCACGTACTGCGCGCGCACGCAGGCGGCCTTGAAGTTGCCGAAGTCGCGGGGGTCGTCCGCGGGGCCTTCACCGAAGTAGATCATGATCTCATTGTACCCCAAGCTGCCCGCTCGATTCTTGCCGAGGGTGGTCACCAGCCGGACCTGCTTGACGCTGAAGTCGTAGCAGCGCCTCCGGTCCGGCCTCTCGGCCTGCTCGTGCACGTCGTAGAGGTACTTGAGCTCGGCGTGCACCTCGGGGTCCGCCACGGTCGGGCTGGAGTGCGTGTTGATCTCCTCGCCGGAGAGCTTGCCGTCGAAATCTACGTCCAGCTTGCTGTCGTCCCGCGTCGGGTCGGTCCCCGCAAAGAACTCGACTCCGTCGGGGATGCGGTCGCGGTCGGTGTCGGGCACCTTGGGGTCGGTGCCGACGATCTTCTCCTCGCAGCTATTGAGGCCGTCTCCGTCCAGGTCCACGCGCTCGGAGGGCGGGCAGGGCTTGGCGGGGATGTTGGCCTTGCCCGGGTCGAAGCCGGCTTTGTAGCGGTCGAGCTCGAGCTTGTCGTTGTAGCCGTCGTTGTCGCTGTCCGCGGACTGCTCGTTCATCTCGAGCTTCGCCTCGAACTCGGACAGGTCGTCCACCCCGTCACCGTCGGAGTCCACCACCAGCTTGTTCACCCACGGGCGCGCGCTCGGGTTCGTGACGATGAAGTTGGTCATGCCGAAGGGGCGCGCCACCGACGAGTAGTTGATGTCGAGGAAGTCGATCGACTGGCCGGAGGTGAAGTTGCGGAAGAGACCTCCGCCCGCCTTGGCCATGGCGCGGAGCACGCGCTCGGACTTGACCGGGTCGGCGCTGAAGAGGTCGAGAATGACCTGGGGCAGGCCGGCGACGAAGAGGAAGGCCGTGTGCATGCGGATCTCGCCCACCCCGTACTGTTTGCCGAGGTCGATGATCTCGGTGACCTTCTGCACGATCTGCGTCTCGGTGTTGTAGGCCTTACAGGGTTCCGCCATCGACGGATACCACTGCTGCATGTTCTTGCAGAGCTGGCCGCTCACGTTGAAGTTGTCGCACCAGCGGTCGCGGGGGACGTCGCACCAGCTATCTAGCACCACGCCCGGGATCCCGAGGTCCTGGACGTCGTTACCGCAGCCCTCCTTGCAGACGGGGTCCGGGGCGCCGTCGGAGACGAAGATCACGACGTACTTGGTGCGGATGCGGTCTACGGGGTTCGACTCGACCATGTCCCGCTCGAGGAGCTGGTAGGCGGACGTGAGCGCCCCCTGGTAGTCCGTGGTGATGTCCGCCTGGGCCAGCCCCGCGATGGCGGTGTTCAGCACGGCCGGGTTGTTCGTGAAGCCTTCGGAGCCGGAGGTGGCCGACCCGTTGATCGTCACGCGGCCGTTGAAGCGAACCATCGCGAAGGAGACCGCCGGGTTGTTCTTGAAGCGGTCGACTACCTTCTGCACGGCCGTCTGGCGGCCCGGGTTGGCGGCGCCCGCGCAGAGCTGCGCGCAGTTGGGGACAGCCCCCGTGCCCTGGCAGCTCGCCATGCACTCGGCCTGCGCGTTGATGGCGTTGCCCTGCGCGTCGGTGGTGGTGTTGGCGTTCGACGGATCGGTGAACTGCATCGAACCGGAGCAGTCCACGATGAAGAGGATCTTGACCGGGAAGACGGCTTCCGTGGGGTCGGCGGTGCAGACGTCCCCCGTGATGTCGAGCCGATCGTCCACGACCTTCTGCTGCGTGTCGTCGAGGGGCTGAAGCCCGGCATCGGAACACGCCACGCAGACCGGAAGCACGACTGCCCAGATCCTTCTCATCGAGACCTCCTCGAGTACGACGCGTCTTCGCGAGGCTGGATTCCGCCCAACGTGGGCGAAGGACCGACAACGAAAAAACCCCTGCCGACCCGGGGAGCCGGGCCGGCAGGGGTGGAGCACTGTCCGAACGGGACCAAGCTTACCGCTTGCGGCGCACCAGGACCAGAGCCAGCAGGCCGAGGAGCATCAGACCCGTGGTCGCACCCGCCGCCGTGTTGCCACCCACGGAGCAGCCGCCCTGGGACTCACCCGCCGCCACCACCGTCATGACGTACTGGTTCGCCTTCGGGAAGGCCGCGTTCACCGTGTCCGCGAAGACCATCTCGCCCACGAGGCGAATCTTGTACTCACCCGGCTTGTCCGGGGTGAAGGTCGCGACGTTCCCCTTCAGGTAGAAGTACTCGTAGGGGCTCGACTGACGGACCGTACCCTGGGGGTTCTCGACCGTCGCGGTGGAGCCGGCCGGCTTCGACTCGACGATCCACTTGTAGCGGATGGCCGTGTCGGCGCGGTTCGCGAAGAGGCGGAGGCGAAGCGGGTCGCCCGTGTTCACCTTCGAGTCCGGCGAGTAGAGCTTGAAGGTCGTGGTCGGGTCGAGGCAGTTCTGCTCGTCGCGGCCCACGGTGTAGCAGAACCGGTTGTCGCAGGCGTCGCCCTTGCCGTCGCGGTCCGCGTCCACCTGGGCCGGGTTCGCCGTGGCGAGGCAGTTGTCCTTCGCGTTCACCACGCCGTCGTTGTCCTGGTCGGGGTCACACAGGTCGCCGATCCCGTCCTTGTCCGCGTCCTTCTGGTCCACGTTCCCGACCGCCGGGCAGTTGTCCTTGCTGTCGAGGATGTTGTCCTTGTCCTGGTCGGCGTCGCAGGCGTCGCCGTACAGGTTCGGGTCGGTGTTCTTCTGGTCCGGGTTGGCCACGAGCGGGCAGTTGTCCTTGACGTCGAGGACGCCGTCGTTGTCGTCGTCGGTGTCACAGGCGTCGCCGTTGCCGTCCTTGTCGCCGTCCATCTGCGCGATGTTGGAGACGAGCGGGCAGTTGTCGGCGGCGTTCAGCTTGCCGTCGTTGTCCTGGTCCGTGTCGCACTGATCGCCGATGCCGTCACCGTCGATGTCCGCTTGCTTCGGGTCCGCCGCCTTGGGGCAGGCGTCGCACGAGTCACCGATGCCGTCGCCGTCCGCGTCGGCCTGGCCCTTGTTGGCCACGAAGGGGCAGTTGTCGAAGTCGTCCTCGGCGCCGTCGGCGTCGAAGTCGTCCGCGTACTGATAGGTGTCGCCCTCGTCCGTGTTGTTGACGAGGATCGATCCGCCGCAGCCGCAGCCGCAGCCACCGCCCGAGGTGTCGGGGGTCCCGCACTTCCCGCCGCTACACTCGCCGCCCGCCGCATACGCCGTGCCCGAGGGCAGTACCAGCAGCCCAACTCCTGCGAGGGCTGCAACGACCAGAAGCTTCCGTACCATGGTGGCTCCTCCTTCTTGGTGAGTCAGACAGTGCATCCGTCGGGGGATTAATGCGAAGCGCGGGCCAACCCGGCCATGCCTCTCAAGTGCGCGAAATCCTGTAGGGCAGGGGGCCGAGCGCGGGCGTCGCGGGGGGGCGACGCCACGTCCGGTTGTAGAGTCTGCTCCACAGACTCTTGGGCGAACGGGGAGGCCTCGGGGAAAGAGCTAATGAAGGCAATGAGATAGCTGTGCACGGGGGTCGTAGAATGGACCCCCCACCTGCGGGGTGTGGCCTTCTGAGATGAGCTAAATATTGGATTTTGCAGAGGACGAAGGCCGGCCCGCCGGGGGGTGGTCACTGCTTCTTGACGACTTCCACCCGCAGGTCGTAGCGGCAGGTGGCGTCCGAGTAGATCTCCATCAGGTGGTCCCCGGGCTCGGTGACCGCGTGCTCGATCTCCAGGACCTGGTCGCGGCCCGCCTTCTCGAAGATGTCGCCGGTCAGCTTGTCCTTGGAGCTCTGGTAGCGGTACTGGTCCGCGCAGCCGGGCTCGAACCACGAGACGGTCGTTTCGGTGCCGGGGGAGAGCCGCTCCTCGAGGAAGACCAGCACCCGGATCACCCAGTCGCCGGGCGTGGTCTCCACGAGGAACTTGCGCGAGCCGGGGAAGTTCCCGCGGAGGTACTGCTCCTCGCGCAGCACGCAGCCGGCGTACTTGCCCTTGCACACCGGGTACACGCCGTCGCAGAGGAGCTCGTCGCGCCCGCTGATGAAGGAGGCCTCTGAGGTGGTGGGCAGGCAGCCTGCGAGGCCGAGGAGAGCGAAGGCGAGGGCGACCGGCCGCATCGTTCGCAGTGTACGGCAGCGGCTCCGTCGGGGCAAGCGAGCCGGGGTGCCACGAACAGCCCGCCGCGAGCACGCCGCCGCGTGGATCGCCGCTCGCCGAACGTCCGTCGAACGCCTTGACGCGACGACCGCACCCTCGGATGATCGACCCTCATGCGACGGCGCGTCTTCCTCCGCTACGCAGCGGGTCTCCCGCTCCTCGGGGTCGCAGGGTGCAAGCGACGGCCAGCGCCTCCTGCGCCCGGTCCGAAGTGCGCCCCGGTCTCCGCGGACGCGACGCCTGCGCCGCTCTCGCCCCACGAGCGGGGCACGCTCGAGGCCGTGTGCGCGCGGGTGCTGCCCACGGACGAGGAACCCGGCGCGACCGAGGCGGGCGTGACCGCGTACATCGAGTCGCAGCTCCAGGTGCCGCCGGCGAACAGCTTTCGGCACAACTTCAGCGTCGCGCTGAAGCGCATCGACGGCCTCGCCCGACGCCAGGGGCGCCCGTTCGCGGAGCTGGCTCCCGAGGCGCAGGACGGCGTGCTCCGGCAGTTCCAACGGCTCCGGCTCAGCCGCACGGCCACGGGAAGCCACTTCATGCGGGTGCTGGTGTCGCTGGTGCTCGAGGGATTTCTGAGCGACCCGGTCT
The Deltaproteobacteria bacterium genome window above contains:
- a CDS encoding VWA domain-containing protein; translation: MRRIWAVVLPVCVACSDAGLQPLDDTQQKVVDDRLDITGDVCTADPTEAVFPVKILFIVDCSGSMQFTDPSNANTTTDAQGNAINAQAECMASCQGTGAVPNCAQLCAGAANPGRQTAVQKVVDRFKNNPAVSFAMVRFNGRVTINGSATSGSEGFTNNPAVLNTAIAGLAQADITTDYQGALTSAYQLLERDMVESNPVDRIRTKYVVIFVSDGAPDPVCKEGCGNDVQDLGIPGVVLDSWCDVPRDRWCDNFNVSGQLCKNMQQWYPSMAEPCKAYNTETQIVQKVTEIIDLGKQYGVGEIRMHTAFLFVAGLPQVILDLFSADPVKSERVLRAMAKAGGGLFRNFTSGQSIDFLDINYSSVARPFGMTNFIVTNPSARPWVNKLVVDSDGDGVDDLSEFEAKLEMNEQSADSDNDGYNDKLELDRYKAGFDPGKANIPAKPCPPSERVDLDGDGLNSCEEKIVGTDPKVPDTDRDRIPDGVEFFAGTDPTRDDSKLDVDFDGKLSGEEINTHSSPTVADPEVHAELKYLYDVHEQAERPDRRRCYDFSVKQVRLVTTLGKNRAGSLGYNEIMIYFGEGPADDPRDFGNFKAACVRAQYVTPNFKFPADGKVHVPAAKFMPLHELMKARADAASDPTKDPCVGAPLP
- a CDS encoding thrombospondin type 3 repeat-containing protein; the encoded protein is MHCLTHQEGGATMVRKLLVVAALAGVGLLVLPSGTAYAAGGECSGGKCGTPDTSGGGCGCGCGGSILVNNTDEGDTYQYADDFDADGAEDDFDNCPFVANKGQADADGDGIGDSCDACPKAADPKQADIDGDGIGDQCDTDQDNDGKLNAADNCPLVSNIAQMDGDKDGNGDACDTDDDNDGVLDVKDNCPLVANPDQKNTDPNLYGDACDADQDKDNILDSKDNCPAVGNVDQKDADKDGIGDLCDPDQDNDGVVNAKDNCLATANPAQVDADRDGKGDACDNRFCYTVGRDEQNCLDPTTTFKLYSPDSKVNTGDPLRLRLFANRADTAIRYKWIVESKPAGSTATVENPQGTVRQSSPYEYFYLKGNVATFTPDKPGEYKIRLVGEMVFADTVNAAFPKANQYVMTVVAAGESQGGCSVGGNTAAGATTGLMLLGLLALVLVRRKR
- a CDS encoding gluconate 2-dehydrogenase subunit 3 family protein, whose protein sequence is MRRRVFLRYAAGLPLLGVAGCKRRPAPPAPGPKCAPVSADATPAPLSPHERGTLEAVCARVLPTDEEPGATEAGVTAYIESQLQVPPANSFRHNFSVALKRIDGLARRQGRPFAELAPEAQDGVLRQFQRLRLSRTATGSHFMRVLVSLVLEGFLSDPVYGGNRNEAGWKVVRFEPMEPRPRCPYRGRG